In Paludibaculum fermentans, the genomic stretch GCGCGAAGCGCGCCGGCATCGATGCCGTACAGTTCCAGAATCACGCCCAGGTCGAAGCGGAACTTCGTGGGCGCGGCGTGAACTGGTAGCGGCCGCTAGAGCAGGGCGGCGTCGAGGCGCTGGGGTTCGTCCGCTTCCGGTTCGGACTCCACGTGCTGGGCGCTGCTGCCGGCAGGCTCCAGTTCGGCCGGTTTGGGCGGCACCCCATTGAGGTACACGCGCAAGCCGCCTTCTGAGCCTTCAAACAGTGAATTCACCAGCTCGTTGACGGCGAGGCGGCGCACCTCGTCCTTGGAAACCAGGGGCGTGTAGACGAACGACCGGCCGTTCTTGCGGCGGCTGAGCAGCTGTTTGCGTGTCAGCCGGTCGAGCATCGTCATCACCGTGGTGTAGGCCAATTGCTTGCCCGGCGCCAGTTTGTCACGGACCGACTGGACGTTGGCTTCACCCAGGCTCCACAGGGCATTGAGGCACTGCAGTTCCAGGGGTGGTGGGATTTCGCGGGCCGTTCTTCTCCGCTGCACTAAGATTCCTCGCTGAACAATCCTTGCAGCGCCTTCATCTTCTCGCCCATCACCGTAGCCTGTTTTGGGGGCGTGGCCGCCTTCACCGCCTGGGGTTTGGGAGCCGGACCGTTCAGGTACTTGCGCTTGTCGAGAATACTGCGCTCCAAGGCAGCATTGTATCCAGTCCAGTCGCCCGGTGTGGCCTTGTCCCGCTCCAGCGAAGCGCGCATGGTCTCCATCTTGGAATCGAGATTGTCGAGATGGTGCAGCAGCAGCGCCTCGGGGAACACCGGCAGCTTCGGACTGCCGTACTCCAACTGCCCGTGATGGCTGAGAATCATGTGCTCCAGCAGGTTCCGCAGCTTGGGCGGGAACCCTTCCGGGAGCTTCTCGCCAATCAGGCGCAGCGCGATCTGCATGTGGCCCAGCAGGCCGCCTTCCGTGGTGTAGCCGAAGCTGCGCGCGTAGCAAAGCTCGGTCACTTTGCCGATGTCGTGCAGGATCACGCCGGTGAGCAGCAGATCCTCGTCGAGGCCCGGATAGTGCGTCACCATGTAGCGCGCCATCGAGCATAGGCTGAGCACGTGTTCAATGAGACCGCCCAGCCAGGCGTGGTGAATTGCCTTGGCGGCCGGAGCCGTTTTGAAGGCGTTGGCGACCGCCTGATCCGCGAAGATGGCGTCGAGCAGAGCCTGCAGGTGCTGGTTGCGCATCGACGCGATGATCGCGCGCAGCTCGGCCAGCATCTCATCGGGATCGCGCTTGGAAGCCGGCAGAAAGTCGGCCAGCTTCACTTCGGAATCCTGAACCCGCTGCAGTGAGTAAACCGTCAGCTGCATGCGGTTCTGGTAGAGCTGAGTCTCGCCCTTCACGCGGATGAAGTCGTCACGATCGAAGGTCTCCATGACCCCCGGGACGTTATCCCACATCTTGGCGTCGATATCGCCGGTGCGATCCATCAGGACGAGGGAGAGGTAAGGCTCCCCGGTCTTCTTCTGACGGACGTCCTTGGCCTGGACGAGAAAAATGCTCTGCACACTCTGGCCGGGGGCCAGTTCGTTTACCGCGGGACCCTTCATCGTGTTGCGTTACCTACTTGCTGGTGGACACGCCGGTGGCGCCGACATTCGTGCCGGGAACGGGGAACGCCCACAGTAGACGCCGGGTGCGGCTCTGTGCCGCGACTTCTTCGCGGGTGGTCGTCTCTGCCTTCAACAGCGCGGCATTCTCCCAGCGCGTATCTTTGCCCGGAGCGGCGCCGGTGTCGATGGCGTCGTCGCGCAGTTCGAGGAACGCGCTGCGGCGCAGTTCGGTCAGGTACTCACGCACCTTGGGCGCCATGCGGGCGCCGGCGATGCGTTCCTTGATTTCGTTCTCGACATCCGCCAGTTCGGCCTGGCCTTCCTTGAAGTGCTCTTCCACGCGCAGGATTTCCCAGCCCGCGCCCACGCGAATGGGGTCGCTTACAAAGCCCTTGGGCTTCTCCCAAACGGCGTTGACGATTTCGGCGCTGAGGTCGCTCTTTTCCCAACCGCCCAGGTCGCCGCCCTGCTTGGCGGTCGCGGCGTCGGAGTTGTCCCGGATCAGGTCAGGGAAGCGTTCGCCTTTGCGGGCGCGGGCCACCAGATCCTTGGCTTTCTTTTCCGCGGCCGCCTTGCCTGCCTCGTCCTTGCCTTCCGTGCTCACCAGAATCTCGCGCAGGAACACGCGCTCTTTGCGGATGAACGAAGACTTGTTCTTGTTGTAGTAGTCCTCGATCTCGGCGTGCGGGATGTTGACCTTGCTGTAGACTTCCTGGCCGACCACACGCTGCGTCAGCATCTGGTTGGTGGTCTCGGCCTTGAAATCCTCATAGGTCATGCCCGTGGCCTCACGGACGTACTGCTGGAACTTGTCTGGATCCGAGATCTTGGTCTCGCTCTGCAGACCAGCGATGTACTTGGACACTTCGGAGTCGACGTTGATGTTCAACTCCTTGCCGCGCTGCACCAGAAGCAGGTTGTCGATCCTGTCGCGCAGGACGTCTTTTTCGCCCTGCTTCAGGGCTTCTTCGATCTGTTGGGGCGTGGCGCCCCTCGCTTTGAGGGCCGACGCGGCGTCTTTCTTGGCGCGCTCGAGGTCCGCCTTGGTGACAATGTCGCCGTTTACTTTGGCGAGGATCACCTCGACAGTCGACACGTCTGCGGCCATGGCCGGAAGGAGTCCGGCGAAACCCAGGCACAGAGCAAAGGCACAAATCCTCATGTATCCCATTATGGCTGAGGGATCCCCCTGGCCGCACGCCACCGTCTGGCGCGATTTCCTAACGACCGCTTCATGTGGAGCCCTGTCCGGTTCTACTCGACACCGTGGACGCGCAGTTTGGCAATCTGCGAGGCGCTCAGGTTCTTCATGCCCGATTCCTTCAACTTGCGCAGGTAGGCGCCGTTCACGCCCTGTGTGCAGAGCTCGCTCAGCTCACGCGGCGTGAAAGAATAGCCCAGATCGTGCGCCTCGCGGATGAAGTTGGTGGACACGCCGCGCATGTGCAATTCCGTGATCTCCCGCGCCGGCAGTGCCGCATAGCCCGAGTCTTTCAGCCCCTTCAGATATTGAGGAGAGACGCCATGGATGCGCAGCTCTTTCAGATCCCCGGCCTCGGGGCGCAGGCCGTAGGTCCTCAGATCCCGCAGGTAGTCGGAACTGACGCCGTGGATGCGCAGTTCCGTGATCTGCCGCGTGGGCAGATCGTATCCCGCGGACTTCAGGTCCTTGGCAAATTCGGCGGAGACGCCGTGGATGCGGAGTTCCGTGATGTCGCCAGCCGGCAGGTTGTAGCCGGCCCGTTGCAGATCCCGCAGGAAGTCAGTATTCACGCCATGAATGCGGAGCTGCGTGTAGTCGCGGGCGCTGAAATCGCGATACCCGGCTTCGCGCGCTTCGCGGATGTAGTCGCCGCTGACCCCATGGATCCGGAGCTCAATCAACTGCTTGGTCGAGGCGCCCAGCCCCGCATCCTTCACTTCGCGGGCGAAGTCCAGGCTGACCTCAGCCAGCAGGATGGCGAACAGGTCGTTGCTGTCGGGCTCGTCGTAGCCCAGTTCCTTCAGGCGCGAGACGAAAGATGGGTTGGGCGTAAATGTAAAATTCCCTGAGCCTCGTCCGAAGCTGAAGCCGCCTTCGCATTGCAGCTCGCCGGCATCCTGCACGAAGCTGAACTTCACCTTGCCGCCGTGATCGAACCAACTGGTGGAGAAGCCGCGGAAGCTGGTGAGCGGATAGGGCCGGCTGTTGCTCCAGTGATTGCCGTCTTTCCACCGCTCGACTGTGAACTGCACCTCGTCGGCGCGATCGGTCCGATGCATCTTCCAGCCGTGCTTCAGGTCCTGTCCGAGCATGGCGACGCCGGCCAGTAGCAGCGCCGCCGCGACCAGCATTGCGGATACGTATTTCATGGGATCTCTCCTGTGTATGAAGGGAGCGGACTAGATAACACCCGCCTGCTTGAGCTTGATGATCTGGCGGAGTGACAGATTGGACCCGTACTTGCGCGCTTCGCGCAGGTCGCCCGCGCGCAGGCCGTTATTGCGGGCATCGATGATTTCGCGGATCTCCAGCCGGGCGAAGCCAGTGTCTTTCAGATCCTGGAAGAACTGCGGCCGGACACCCTGCTGATGCAGTTCCACGCACTGCCGCGTATTGTAGGGGCCAAAGCCGAGGGCATGGATCTCGCGGACCTCTTCGGGTTTGACGCCCTGCTGGCGCAATTCGATCACTTCGCGGATGGTGATGTCGCGGATGCCGATGTCCTTGCAGCGAGCCAGGAATTCGGGCGTGATGCCCTGGGATCTCAGCTCGATGATCTGCCGTGTGGAGAGCTTGCCCCAGCCGGCGCGGCTGATGCCGAGAATGTATTCCGCGGAGACGCCCTGGTTCTTGAGATCGATGATCTCGTCGACGGGCAGGTCGCCGTAGCCGGCCGCCACCAGGGCGGTCAGCAGTGACGCTTTGTTGGCGCTGGACGCCACCGGCGGCAGGGGCGGAGCCGGCATGCCGCGGGGCGCGGCCGGAGGCGCCGGCGAGGGTCCAGGCCCTGCAGGCGGAGCCGGAGCAGGTCCAGGAGAGGCCACGGGCGCCGGTGACGGGCCGGGCGCCAAAGGAGCCATGGCCATCTCGGGCAATTCCGCCAGCGCCGCGCGCGGTGTGGGCGACGGAGCCGCCGACGGGTCGAAGGCGCGGTAGGCGGAAAGTGCCGCGGGGGCGCTGACGGCGGAGGGTTGCTGCGGCGACGGGTAAGCCGAGAGGGCGGCCCGCGGCGAAAGAGGCATCTGTGGCGTCATCGCGGACGCGGAAGCTACCGGCGCGACCGGAGGTGCAAACTCCTCATCTGAAGCGAAGGCGAACCAGTGCGGCGTCTGTGCTGAAGCAAGCACCATGCCGCCCAGCACGAATCCGCACAGGATGGCAGGCAATGCCGAGGCGCGGGCCGTGAAACGGCGGTCGCGGCGCAGCAGCATTTCCACCCGTTCTCCCAGGTGGGAAGCGCGCGTCGCCATACCGGTGGCCAGCATGGCCCGGCGGCGGGTCCAGCAGATCTCAAACAGGCGGGCCAGGCAGGCTGCGTAAGGGCGCGCCTCGCCGGTCATGGAAACCACCCAGTCGTCACAGGCGATTTCCCGCTCCCGCTCGATTTGGCGCAGGACCCAGGCGGCGGCGGGGTGCAGCGTCAGAAACGCTGTCGCGAATTGGCCCAGCAGATTGGTCCAGTCGTCGCGGCGCTCCAGGTGGGCGAGTTCATGCAGCAGCACCTGGTCGAGCTCCTGCGGAGTGAAGGCCTCCAGCACACGGCCCGGCAGGATCACCGCCGGGTGGAGGAAGCCGGCCGCCATC encodes the following:
- a CDS encoding peptidylprolyl isomerase, producing MRICAFALCLGFAGLLPAMAADVSTVEVILAKVNGDIVTKADLERAKKDAASALKARGATPQQIEEALKQGEKDVLRDRIDNLLLVQRGKELNINVDSEVSKYIAGLQSETKISDPDKFQQYVREATGMTYEDFKAETTNQMLTQRVVGQEVYSKVNIPHAEIEDYYNKNKSSFIRKERVFLREILVSTEGKDEAGKAAAEKKAKDLVARARKGERFPDLIRDNSDAATAKQGGDLGGWEKSDLSAEIVNAVWEKPKGFVSDPIRVGAGWEILRVEEHFKEGQAELADVENEIKERIAGARMAPKVREYLTELRRSAFLELRDDAIDTGAAPGKDTRWENAALLKAETTTREEVAAQSRTRRLLWAFPVPGTNVGATGVSTSK
- a CDS encoding M56 family metallopeptidase; the protein is MKEGVDLLNAASAAALSAIVNSLWQAAAVVLVTCVAMKLLPGLNAATRHLVWWGVLGVITLLPVAPAAVRSFRAWQSEPLNAEQFRPIARFSTPPEIAPETAPYSYSAKPLARQPLAPVEVKTGYCPLLAAGLWLLALTVQLTRIAWSYVYLRQVKQRSTKAALELKLNFDEWLMQSRVGRDVKLMISDEVASPMAAGFLHPAVILPGRVLEAFTPQELDQVLLHELAHLERRDDWTNLLGQFATAFLTLHPAAAWVLRQIEREREIACDDWVVSMTGEARPYAACLARLFEICWTRRRAMLATGMATRASHLGERVEMLLRRDRRFTARASALPAILCGFVLGGMVLASAQTPHWFAFASDEEFAPPVAPVASASAMTPQMPLSPRAALSAYPSPQQPSAVSAPAALSAYRAFDPSAAPSPTPRAALAELPEMAMAPLAPGPSPAPVASPGPAPAPPAGPGPSPAPPAAPRGMPAPPLPPVASSANKASLLTALVAAGYGDLPVDEIIDLKNQGVSAEYILGISRAGWGKLSTRQIIELRSQGITPEFLARCKDIGIRDITIREVIELRQQGVKPEEVREIHALGFGPYNTRQCVELHQQGVRPQFFQDLKDTGFARLEIREIIDARNNGLRAGDLREARKYGSNLSLRQIIKLKQAGVI
- a CDS encoding BlaI/MecI/CopY family transcriptional regulator, giving the protein MQRRRTAREIPPPLELQCLNALWSLGEANVQSVRDKLAPGKQLAYTTVMTMLDRLTRKQLLSRRKNGRSFVYTPLVSKDEVRRLAVNELVNSLFEGSEGGLRVYLNGVPPKPAELEPAGSSAQHVESEPEADEPQRLDAALL
- a CDS encoding 3'-5' exoribonuclease YhaM family protein, whose protein sequence is MKGPAVNELAPGQSVQSIFLVQAKDVRQKKTGEPYLSLVLMDRTGDIDAKMWDNVPGVMETFDRDDFIRVKGETQLYQNRMQLTVYSLQRVQDSEVKLADFLPASKRDPDEMLAELRAIIASMRNQHLQALLDAIFADQAVANAFKTAPAAKAIHHAWLGGLIEHVLSLCSMARYMVTHYPGLDEDLLLTGVILHDIGKVTELCYARSFGYTTEGGLLGHMQIALRLIGEKLPEGFPPKLRNLLEHMILSHHGQLEYGSPKLPVFPEALLLHHLDNLDSKMETMRASLERDKATPGDWTGYNAALERSILDKRKYLNGPAPKPQAVKAATPPKQATVMGEKMKALQGLFSEES